The genomic DNA GCGAAAGGGGATCGTCGACATCGAGCTCGCTGAAACGCCGGTCCGATGGATGTCAGATTGACCGAGCGCCGCTGGGACTTGCGATCCCCTAGGCGACGCCCAAGCGTTGTGTACGGATTTACGCGAACACGCCGTCGATCACAGTTCCTTCGGGAACGAGGATGACCGGTCTGCCCGTGCGCGTGTGGTATTCCTTGCGGTGGTTTATCCCGAGCGCATGGTAGATGGTGGCCGTCAGGTCGTCCGGCTTGATGTTCGTGCCGTCGCTTGGGCCGTGTCCCTGCTTATCCGTTGCGCCGACTAGATTCGCTGTTCGCACTCCGGCGCCGGCCATAAGCGCCCAATTCGCACGAGGCCAATGATCGCGACCGGCGTTTTTATTGATCGTGGGCGTGCGCCCGAACTCTCCCATCACGACCACAAGCGTCCGTTCGAGCAGCCCTTTCTGTTCGAGTGCGTGCATCAAGCCGGAAAGTCCGTTGTCGAGCGGCGGGCAAAGGTCGTTACGCATTGCCTTGAAGATCGCGAGGTGGGAGTCCCAGCGCGGCAAGACGACGGTCACGAAGCGCACGCCATGCTCGACGAGGCGCGATGCTAAGAGCATGCTTTGGCTGCCGTCGTCGGAGCCGAAGAGCTTGACGATATTCGGCGATTCTTTCGAAATATCGAATGCTTTCTGCGCGCGTTGGGCAACGATCATCTCCTGTGCCTGCCGGCCGAAACGATCGAGCCCTTCGAGCAGGGCGCTGTTCGAGTCGACTTCCCGAAACGTCCGATCGAGATCGGCCAAAAGCGCTTCGCGCTGTTGAATTTTTTCGATCTTCAAACCTGCGGGCAGCGTGAGGCCGCGCACCTCGAACGGCTTACCGGCCTTCGGCACCGCCGTGGTCTTGAAGGCCGCATGAGCGACGCCGAGGTAGCCCGGGTTCATATCCGTCGTCGGTACGGCGACGAAACTCGGCAGGTCGGGGGCACTCGGCTTTTCCAAGCCTGCGATACAACCCATCGCCGGATGCACGAGGGCCGGCGTCGGCCGATTGCCGGTATAGACGTATTCGCAGGCCTTCGGATGGTCGCCGGTCGAGTGGCTGATCCCGCGAATCAAAGTAAACCGGTCGAGAATCTTGGCGACCTTCGGCAGCAGTTCGCATACCGGTACGCTCGACATCGCGCTGGAGATCGGCTTCAGCTCCCCTCGCTCTTCGCTGGGATCGTCGGGCTTCATATCGAGCGTGTCGAGATGCGAAGCACCTCCTTGCAGCATGACGAAGAT from Planctomycetia bacterium includes the following:
- a CDS encoding DUF1501 domain-containing protein produces the protein MHSPTRRELLRLGILGTTGLSLTDYLRFAAAGELKPKADSVIFVMLQGGASHLDTLDMKPDDPSEERGELKPISSAMSSVPVCELLPKVAKILDRFTLIRGISHSTGDHPKACEYVYTGNRPTPALVHPAMGCIAGLEKPSAPDLPSFVAVPTTDMNPGYLGVAHAAFKTTAVPKAGKPFEVRGLTLPAGLKIEKIQQREALLADLDRTFREVDSNSALLEGLDRFGRQAQEMIVAQRAQKAFDISKESPNIVKLFGSDDGSQSMLLASRLVEHGVRFVTVVLPRWDSHLAIFKAMRNDLCPPLDNGLSGLMHALEQKGLLERTLVVVMGEFGRTPTINKNAGRDHWPRANWALMAGAGVRTANLVGATDKQGHGPSDGTNIKPDDLTATIYHALGINHRKEYHTRTGRPVILVPEGTVIDGVFA